The Thunnus albacares chromosome 11, fThuAlb1.1, whole genome shotgun sequence genome contains a region encoding:
- the LOC122991745 gene encoding retinitis pigmentosa 1-like 1 protein, whose translation MAHRHVLAYFFCAFALVTGQSPQYALKGREVKLIPSIPENPDDILWKHKGHKAVEYDGTQQMVFGTYENRVTLDWITAELTITHLTYEDSGDYELEITKGRRVHRSNHKLEVMDKVAKPTISCEMIDGSGSDKLGIQATLMCSAEPSHPQSLMKLEWSSRPGQPVQPGPNITISLGDGYDDEEYSCSVSNPLSNERATFIAKDCYPDKSSSTGLIIGLVILFSIIALLLLLLLGFIFRRKLAKACCEKGKRGDLEQSPGERRMEGSDNKASEIEENQPFLDRAPTLPSKQLLRSLVQTEPNDSASEHKEAKYSDPDTEKAQEVSDRLSQKGKNADKPLFSPGPEPPSHLDVNTEPVHHASKDKEADADVVREPTENEPPQCDSSNSEEANKPDYSEDMQCDVQSPTSPKQTEPEKEADEDEEEKSVPASGVPPPSPQPRPSLIQSSPHMSPEDITVNLKEDSNSDQVTGETAEKNHMESNSADDSSEEKQSSTISDQKGSETTAHEQDSHLAQGETDKREDNQQETDKPVSEDEKESDGVGDQEAIDKAQNQSVATSQQPQSATLTTPDNSNNNTCQESLDTAQAEPEQENKTTHDSDESERQPDSSTAERKKSYVMKVKERFEANNGGQTTPKRPPADTRKEPEKEADEDEEEKSVPASGVPPSSPQPHPSLTQSSPHMSPEDITVNLKEDSNSDQVTGETAEKNHMESNSTEESDGVGDQESIDKAQNQSVATSQQPQSATLTTPDNTRQQ comes from the exons ATGGCTCATCGACATGTATTGGCCTATTTTTTCTGTGCTTTCGCCCTAG TTACAGGACAGTCTCCACAATATGCACTCAAGGGGCGGGAGGTCAAACTAATACCATCCATCCCTGAAAATCCTGATGATATTCTGTGGAAACATAAAGGCCACAAAGCGGTAGAGTATGATGGCACGCAGCAGATGGTGTTCGGCACTTATGAAAACAGGGTGACTCTTGACTGGATTACTGCAGAGCTCACTATCACACATCTCACATATGAAGACAGTGGAGACTATGAGTTGGAAATAACCAAGGGTAGAAGGGTTCATCGTTCAAATCACAAATTAGAGGTCATGG ACAAAGTTGCCAAGCCCACCATATCCTGTGAGATGATCGACGGCAGCGGCTCAGACAAACTTGGAATCCAGGCAACACTAATGTGCTCTGCAGAGCCCAGTCACCCTCAGTCGTTAATGAAGTTAGAGTGGAGCTCACGGCCTGGCCAGCCAGTGCAGCCTGGCCCAAACATAACAATATCTCTGGGGGATGGATATGATGATGAAGAATACAGTTGTAGTGTGAGCAACCCTCTGAGTAATGAAAGAGCTACATTCATTGCAAAGGATTGCTACCCTG ACAAAAGTTCATCTACAGGACTGATTATCGGCCTCGTCATCTTGTTTTCAATTATCGCTCTACTCCTACTCCTGCTCCTGGGCTTCATATTCCGTAGAAAACTTGCTAAAG CATGctgtgaaaaaggaaaaagaggtgATTTAGAACAGTCACCAGGAGAACGGAGAATGGAAG GGTCAGATAACAAGGCATCTGAGATTGAGGAAAATCAGCCATTCCTTGACAGAGCACCCACACTTCCCTCTAAACAGCTACTTCGCTCATTGGTCCAAACGGAGCCTAATGACTCTGCTAGTGAACACAAAGAAGCCAAATACTCAGATCCAGACACTGAAAAAG cacAAGAAGTATCTGATCGGTTGTCACAAAAAG GGAAGAATGCAGACAaacctcttttctctcctgGTCCTGAGCCTCCCTCACATCTGGATGTGAATACTGAGCCTGTCCATCATGCTAGCAAGGACAAAGAAGCTGATGCAGATGTAGTCAGAGAACCCACAGAGAATGAGCCCCCACAATGTGATTCGTCGAACTCTGAGGAGGCAAATAAACCAGACTACAGTGAGGACATGCAGTGTGATGTGCAATCACCCACTTCTCCCAAACAGACAG AGCCAGAAAAGGAGGCagatgaggatgaagaagaaaagtCTGTTCCTGCCAGTGGtgtccctcctccttctcctcagcCTCGTCCCTCTTTGATCCAAAGCTCTCCACATATGTCACCTGAGGACATCACTGTTAACCTCAAGGAAGATTCCAACTCAGATCAGGTCACTGGAGAAACTGCAGAGAAAAATCACATGGAGTCTAACTCAGCAGATGACTCTAGTGAGGAGAAACAGTCGTCCACCATTTCTGACCAGAAAGGCTCAGAAACAACTGCACATGAGCAAGATTCACACTTGGCACAGGGAGAAACTGACAAAAGAGAAGATAACCAGCAAGAAACTGACAAACCAGTttctgaagatgaaaaagaatcTGATGGTGTAGGTGATCAGGAAGCAATAGATAAGGCACAGAATCAGTCTGTAGCTACCTCCCAGCAGCCTCAGAGTGCCACACTGACAACACCAGACAACAGTAACAACAATACCTGTCAAGAGTCTCTGGACACTGCCCAGGCAGAGCCAGAACAAGAGAACAAGACCACACATGACTCAGATGAGTCTGAGAGACAGCcagacagcagcacagcagagagaaaaaaaa GTTACGTCATGAAAGTTAAAGAACGTTTTGAGGCAAACAATGGTGGACAGACTACCCCCAAAAGACCACCAGCAGACACAAGGAAAG AGCCAGAAAAGGAGGcagatgaggatgaggaagaaaaGTCTGTTCCTGCCAGTGGTgtccctccttcttctcctcagcCTCATCCCTCTTTGACCCAAAGCTCTCCACATATGTCACCTGAGGACATCACTGTTAACCTCAAGGAAGATTCCAACTCAGATCAGGTCACTGGAGAAACTGCAGAGAAAAATCACATGGAGTCTAACTCAACAGAAGAATCTGATGGTGTAGGTGATCAGGAATCAATAGATAAGGCACAGAATCAGTCTGTAGCTACCTCCCAGCAGCCTCAGAGTGCCACACTGACAACACCAGACAACACCAGACAACAGTAA
- the klhl6 gene encoding kelch-like protein 6, producing the protein MSDSLEKTTDCPLPLLGDDPSPDEEKGNVTSSSELRWEDGGLPVELQKGMETLRVNRELTDVILCVQGHDFPCHRAILAAASQYFRAMFCSGLKESHEERVEIKGLDSGTMRSLLEYTYTSQALFTFSNVQRILEAASQFQFLRVVDACAGFLSKSLHLESCIGILNLAESHALLALKTSAQAYIISQFSQVVHQEDFLELPADSLETVLQRDDLDVKCEECVFEALMRWVRARQDERYPLLARLLSHIRLPLLEPAYFVEKVESDELIRRCSEVFPLLQEARIYHLSGREVVSERTKPRVRHFLSEVFLIIGGCTKDERFISTVTCLDPLRRSRLEVARLPMTELEDESLNRKWVEFSCITFRNEVYISGGKETQHDVWKYNGALDKWIQIESLTTGRWRHKMAVHGGKVYALGGFDGVQRLTSVEAYDPFHNRWTQVAPLAVGVSSFAAANFDRWIYVIGGGPNGKLATDKVQCWEPGTECWELRAPIPIETKCTNAVTFKNCIYIVGGAMHAMYCYSPLSDSWSLVTRLGERASCAIAACSNKLFITGGRDNKNQVISTVMCWDVDRGVLTEECVLPMGVSHHGSVTLMKSYTHIHRIVPTPECQ; encoded by the exons ATGAGTGACTCACTCGAGAAGACTACAGACTGTCCCTTGCCTCTTCTTGGAGATGACCCCAGCCCGGACGAGGAGAAAGGGAATGTGACAAGCTCGAGTGAGTTACGTTGGGAAGATGGAGGTCTTCCTGTGGAGCTGCAGAAAGGGATGGAGACCCTACGAGTGAACAGAGAACTGACTGATGTGATACTGTGTGTTCAAGGACATGACTTCCCTTGCCACAGAGCCATACTTGCTGCCGCCAGTCAATATTTCAG GGCAATGTTTTGCAGCGGTCTGAAGGAGAGTCACGAGGAGCGTGTTGAAATTAAAGGGTTGGACAGTGGGACGATGCGCTCTCTTTTGGAATATACCTACACCAGTCAAGCCCTCTTCACATTCTCAAATGTCCAGAGAATACTAGAGGCTGCCAGTCAATTCCAG TTCCTGCGTGTGGTGGATGCATGTGCTGGCTTTCTGAGCAAATCACTGCACCTGGAGAGTTGCATTGGGATTCTGAATCTGGCTGAAAGTCATGCCCTGCTGGCTCTGAAGACCAGTGCTCAGGCCTACATCATTTCTCAGTTCTCCCAGGTAGTCCATCAGGAGGACTTCCTGGAGTTGCCAGCAGACTCGCTGGAGACTGTTCTGCAGAGGGACGATCTTGATGTGAAGTGTGAGGAGTGTGTTTTCGAGGCACTCATGCGCTGGGTCAGAGCCCGGCAGGATGAACGTTATCCTTTGCTGGCCAGGTTGCTTTCACATATACGACTGCCGTTATTGGAGCCAGCATACTTTGTAGAAAAAGTGGAGTCGGATGAACTGATTCGTCGCTGCAGTGAGGTTTTTCCTTTGCTGCAAGAGGCCCGCATCTATCACCTCTCCGGCAGGGAG GTGGTCTCTGAACGAACCAAACCCCGTGTGCGGCACTTTTTATCTGAGGTGTTCCTGATTATTGGAGGCTGCACTAAAGATGAACGCTTCATTTCCACTGTCACTTGTTTGGACCCTCTCAGACGCAGCAGGCTGGAGGTCGCTAGGCTGCCAATGACAGAGTTGGAGGATGAGTCTCTAAACAGAAAATGGGTGGAGTTTTCTTGCATTACCTTCCGCAATGAAGTGTATATATCTG GAGGTAAAGAGACACAGCACGATGTTTGGAAATATAATGGTGCCCTGGACAAGTGGATTCAGATAGAGTCCTTGACAACTGGCCGCTGGAGACACAAGATGGCAGTCCATGGGGGGAAGGTGTACGCACTGGGTGGATTTGATGGAGTTCAGAGACTCACTAGCGTAGAGGCCTATGATCCCTTTCACAATCGCTGGACACAG GTGGCACCTCTTGCGGTAGGTGTGAGCTCCTTTGCTGCTGCAAACTTTGACAGATGGATCTATGTGATTGGTGGTGGGCCGAATGGAAAGCTGGCAACTGATAAAGTTCAGTGCTGGGAGCCTGGAACAGAGTGCTGGGAACTACGGGCGCCCATTCCCATCGAAACCAAATGCACTAATGCAGTCACCTTCAAGAACTGCATCTATATAGTTG GCGGCGCCATGCACGCCATGTACTGCTACTCCCCTCTGTCAGACTCCTGGTCACTTGTGACCCGTCTTGGGGAGAGGGCAAGCTGTGCCATTGCTGCCTGTAGCAACAAACTCTTCATCACTGGGGGCCGGGATAACAAGAACCAAGTCATCTCCACAGTGATGTGCTGGGATGTTGACCGAGGAGTGTTGACAGAGGAGTGTGTTTTACCTATGGGAGTGTCGCACCATGGCAGTGTGACACTGATGAAGTcctacacacatatacacaggaTAGTACCTACTCCAGAGTGCCAATGA
- the LOC122991744 gene encoding immunoglobulin superfamily member 3-like, whose product MKCSLRSFWRVYLLCCLGLLWYCGEARVLTEIQAGPLYRVVGSPLFISCNVSGFTNNNTEKNFQFRISKPEKPSFEINIISTDDPNFGYAIYQDRVRSNEITLTRVSPNSVIFKIISLQKNDEGDYDCTAVNEELTYDGTYSVKTTVKVIDNSLSVSSPPHSTSLSYNEGDALSLTCQASSNTVQHTHLSLTWYLRKADEDDAQPIISLDRDFTLSPGKGFEGRYQAGLIMLDKVGEATYRLKMTQVELSDEGKIYCRADEWIQDPDRSWYSITQKDAEETTLHVKAKEVVLDTASLVVRISAQQTTLQEGQELSLSCHVDTQNLEERFFSVAWLWGSVELARIGPTGILSFGSEYNSREKDGELRAARIKNGEYRLILQPVRTKDQGEYVCRAWPQERGQDGAFKQGAAQDSGSQLISISTTESGLSVEMQSTVSVNEGDRLNLTCKVQGVKDQLSVNWQRKLTSTSTATFTDIIGLSQEGVIVSAEEFVNRKVKAMRPATDTFTLELDEVTVTDSGVYQCTVSEWKANSKTKSQSKTATVTVAPTESLVRVNLISRKNMVTVGEIVELMCRVKGPRLQITLTWSLQRDASTLDNILTLHYNGAISWSGDQHRYQLKVKNEGDAVTHYLLINGASHREAGKYQCGVSVFMENAYKKLPPSNQLAVMVQNPVSRLVLTSTPLLTRNINTDIEIKCSITSAHSASSRYAVTWVLQQKAKNTSLVSSDRDSLVTFGPQVDRQRISMWRTEGPSFELTIRQAQISDSGSYVCEVVEWLQDPRGEWYKLSQVSKSTELALIEPGDALSDTGCKSDIWMGAFIGVIIFSLFIILLLVLKKYCDKGSEKKSGQSLWAEQYPLNTKPVVET is encoded by the exons ATGAAGTGTTCCCTGCGATCCTTTTGGAGGGTTTACCTGCTCTGCTGTCTGGGTCTACTCTGGTACTGTG GAGAAGCCAGAGTGCTTACTGAAATTCAGGCTGGTCCTCTGTATCGTGTGGTGGGCTCCCCACTCTTCATCTCCTGCAATGTGAGCGGCTTCACCAAtaacaacactgaaaaaaacttTCAATTTCGCATTTCCAAGCCTGAAAAGCCAAGTTTCGAAATCAACATCATCAGCACCGATGACCCAAATTTCGGCTATGCCATATATCAAGATCGTGTGAGAAGCAATGAAATTACTCTGACACGTGTGTCGCCAAACTCTGTCATCTTTAAAATAATAAGCCTACAGAAAAATGATGAAGGGGATTATGACTGTACTGCAGTCAATGAGGAATTGACTTATGATGGAACCTACAGTGTTAAGACCACCGTCAAAG TGATTGACAACTCCCTAAGTGTTTCATCACCACCTCACTCCACCTCACTGAGCTATAATGAGGGTGATGCTCTCAGTTTAACATGCCAAGCCTCCAGCAACACCGTCCAGCACACccatctgtctctcacctgGTATCTCCGTAAAGCTGACGAGGACGACGCACAGCCCATCATTTCTCTGGACAGAGATTTCACACTGAGTCCAGGCAAGGGGTTTGAGGGGCGTTACCAAGCTGGACTCATAATGTTAGATAAAGTGGGAGAGGCCACATACAGGCTGAAGATGACTCAGGTGGAGCTGTCAGATGAAGGCAAGATATACTGCCGGGCTGATGAGTGGATCCAAGATCCAGACCGCTCCTGGTACTCTATCACACAGAAGGATGCAGAGGAAACTACCCTGCATGTCAAAGCCAAAG AGGTGGTGCTAGACACGGCGTCTCTGGTGGTGAGAATTTCGGCACAGCAGACAACTCTGCAGGAGGGGCAGGAGCTGTCGCTATCCTGTCACGTAGACACACAGAACCTGGAGGAAAGGTTTTTCTCTGTAGCTTGGCTCTGGGGAAGTGTTGAGCTGGCGCGCATCGGCCCTACGGGCATTCTGTCTTTTGGGTCTGAGTACAATAGTCGAGAAAAAGACGGAGAACTCAGGGCCGCCCGGATCAAGAACGGAGAATACCGTCTTATATTGCAGCCTGTCAGAACCAAGGATCAGGGAGAGTATGTCTGTAGAGCATGGCCTCAGGAAAGAGGCCAGGATGGTGCCTTTAAACAGGGTGCAGCCCAGGACTCCGGCTCCCAGCTGATCAGCATCTCAACCACAG AAAGTGGGCTCTCAGTTGAAATGCAAAGCACTGTGAGTGTTAACGAAGGTGACAGGCTGAATCTCACCTGTAAAGTGCAGGGGGTCAAAGATCAGCTCTCCGTCAACTGGCAACGCAAattaacatcaacatcaacagcCACCTTCACCGATATCATCGGTCTGAGTCAGGAGGGTGTTATAGTTTCAGCGGAAGAGTTCGTAAATCGCAAAGTAAAGGCAATGCGTCCAGCAACTGACACCTTCACCCTGGAGCTTGATGAGGTCACAGTCACTGATTCAGGTGTCTACCAGTGTACTGTGTCTGAATGGAAAGCCAATAGCAAGACCAAAAGCCAATCAAAGACTGCAACTGTGACAGTGGCTCCTACAG AGTCGCTTGTGAGAGTGAACCTGATAAGTCGCAAAAACATGGTGACTGTAGGAGAAATTGTGGAGTTGATGTGCCGCGTCAAAGGGCCTCGCCTGCAAATCACACTGACTTGGAGCCTACAGCGTGATGCCTCGACCTTAGATAACATTCTGACTCTGCACTATAATGGTGCCATCAGCTGGTCTGGAGACCAGCATCGCTACCAGCTGAAAGTAAAAAACGAAGGAGATGCAGTCACTCACTATCTACTTATCAACGGTGCGAGCCACAGGGAGGCAGGAAAATACCAGTGTGGAGTGTCTGTCTTCATGGAGAATGCGTACAAGAAGCTGCCTCCATCCAACCAGCTGGCTGTCATGGTGCAGAATCCAG tGAGCCGGCTCGTTCTGACCTCCACCCCTCTCTTGACAAGAAATATCAACACTGACATAGAAATAAAATGCTCCATTACCTCAGCTCACTCTGCGTCCTCTCGCTATGCTGTCACCTGGGTACTCCAGCAAAAGGCAAAGAATACAAGCCTTGTAAGCTCCGACCGGGATTCTTTAGTAACGTTTGGGCCCCAGGTAGACAGACAGCGAATCAGCATGTGGCGCACTGAGGGGCCTAGTTTTGAGCTGACTATTCGGCAAGCTCAGATCTCAGACAGCGGCTCATATGTATGTGAGGTGGTAGAGTGGCTACAAGATCCTCGTGGTGAATGGTATAAGCTCTCGCAAGTCTCCAAATCTACTGAGCTAGCACTGATTGAGCCTG GGGACGCCCTCTCTGACACAGGATGCAAGTCAGATATCTGGATGGGAGCTTTCATTGGTGTTATCATCTTCTCACTGTTCATAATTCTGTTGCTGGTGCTGAAGAAATACTGTGACAAGGGGTCAGAAAAGAAGTCGGGCCAATCTCTGTGGGCAGAGCAATACCCTCTGAACACCAAACCCGTTGTAGAGACCTGA